One genomic region from Acidimicrobiales bacterium encodes:
- a CDS encoding PadR family transcriptional regulator, producing MIDLALLGLLKERPLHGYELKKRLGELLGPRASVSFGSLYPALAKLERAGEVEAVEVDDEAVATTPMTGSIAGELAAFRARRRPRRDRRGRKVYGITERGERRFLELLSGEVADDRAFALAVAFCRFLPSDRRVALFQHRRAAVAGRMAATEAALTMAGEDGQRPDRYRLSLLQHQVESLASDLAWLDGLIEAERDRGVPTPTGGNHR from the coding sequence GTGATCGACCTCGCCCTGCTGGGCCTGCTCAAGGAGCGCCCGCTCCACGGCTACGAGCTGAAGAAGCGGCTCGGCGAGCTGCTGGGGCCGCGCGCCTCGGTGTCGTTCGGGTCGCTGTACCCGGCGCTCGCCAAGCTGGAGCGGGCCGGCGAGGTGGAGGCCGTCGAGGTGGACGACGAGGCCGTCGCCACCACCCCGATGACCGGGTCGATCGCCGGCGAGCTGGCCGCCTTCCGGGCCCGACGCCGTCCCCGCCGCGACCGGCGGGGGCGCAAGGTGTACGGGATCACCGAACGGGGCGAGCGCCGCTTCCTCGAGCTCCTGTCCGGGGAGGTGGCCGACGACCGGGCCTTCGCCCTCGCCGTCGCCTTCTGCCGCTTCCTGCCGTCGGACCGGCGGGTCGCGCTGTTCCAGCACCGCCGGGCCGCCGTGGCCGGGCGGATGGCCGCCACCGAGGCGGCCCTCACCATGGCGGGGGAGGACGGGCAGCGGCCCGACCGCTACCGCCTCTCCCTGCTCCAGCACCAGGTCGAGAGCCTGGCGTCGGACCTCGCGTGGCTCGACGGTCTCATCGAGGCCGAGCGGGACCGCGGCGTCCCCACCCCAACCGGAGGGAACCACCGATGA
- a CDS encoding methyltransferase domain-containing protein: MASDPLAWNRPGDGDGDGPAGAAEVRYGPEGPTEAEARLLGALAGKRVLGLGCGPASAAAAVAMAGQGAKVIAVDPSADAVAGARRAADRAGVRVEVHHGDPAELPFVRADSIDVAVAAWGLARVDDLSRVFRQVHRVLRTEGPLVLSLPHPAWFALAQGRSWFDRSPVDGIRPRTVADLFTALGRAGFRVDTLIEPEPPGGGARVPTTLVVRARKVGT, from the coding sequence ATGGCGTCCGACCCCCTGGCCTGGAACCGCCCGGGCGACGGCGACGGCGACGGCCCGGCCGGCGCCGCCGAGGTCCGCTACGGGCCCGAGGGCCCGACGGAGGCCGAGGCCCGGCTGCTCGGGGCGCTCGCCGGGAAGCGGGTGCTCGGGCTCGGCTGCGGGCCGGCGTCGGCGGCGGCCGCCGTGGCCATGGCCGGCCAGGGCGCCAAGGTGATCGCCGTCGACCCGTCGGCCGACGCGGTGGCCGGCGCCCGGCGGGCGGCGGACCGGGCCGGGGTCCGGGTCGAGGTCCACCACGGTGACCCGGCCGAGCTGCCGTTCGTGCGGGCCGACTCGATCGACGTCGCCGTCGCCGCCTGGGGGCTGGCCCGCGTCGACGACCTCAGCCGGGTGTTCCGCCAGGTCCACCGGGTGCTGCGGACGGAGGGGCCGCTCGTGCTCTCCCTCCCCCACCCGGCCTGGTTCGCGCTCGCCCAGGGCCGCAGCTGGTTCGACCGCTCCCCGGTCGACGGCATCCGCCCCCGCACCGTCGCCGACCTGTTCACCGCGCTGGGGAGGGCCGGCTTCCGGGTCGACACCCTGATCGAGCCCGAGCCCCCGGGCGGCGGCGCCCGCGTGCCGACCACGCTCGTCGTGCGGGCGAGGAAGGTCGGGACCTAG
- a CDS encoding inositol-3-phosphate synthase translates to MSPIRLAIAGVGNCASSLVQGLQYYRDADPTDEVPGLMHVELGGYHIRDIEVVAAFDVDADKVGLDVGKAIFAGQNNTIRFAPVGELGVEVLRGPTLDGFGRYYRETCEESPAEPVDVAAALRESRADVLVSYLPVGSEEAQKHYAQACIDAGVAFVNAIPVFIASDPAWAAKFTLAGVPIVGDDIKSQVGATILHRVLARLFEDRGTVLDRTYQLNVGGNMDFKNMLERDRLESKKISKTQAVTSQIDHGIAARDVHIGPSDHVAWLDDRKWAYLRLEGRNFGDVPLNIELKLEVWDSPNSAGVIIDAVRCAKVAKDRGIGGPLLGPSAYFMKSPPVQYRDEDARQMVEDFAAGR, encoded by the coding sequence ATGAGCCCCATCCGCCTCGCCATCGCGGGCGTCGGGAACTGCGCCAGCTCGCTGGTGCAGGGCCTGCAGTACTACCGGGACGCCGACCCGACCGACGAGGTGCCCGGCCTCATGCACGTCGAGCTGGGCGGCTACCACATCCGTGACATCGAGGTCGTCGCCGCCTTCGACGTGGACGCCGACAAGGTCGGCCTCGACGTGGGCAAGGCGATCTTCGCCGGCCAGAACAACACGATCCGCTTCGCCCCGGTCGGCGAGCTCGGCGTCGAGGTGCTGCGGGGGCCGACCCTCGACGGCTTCGGCCGCTACTACCGGGAGACCTGCGAGGAGTCGCCGGCCGAGCCGGTCGACGTCGCCGCCGCGCTCCGCGAGTCCCGGGCCGACGTGCTGGTCAGCTACCTGCCGGTCGGCTCCGAGGAGGCCCAGAAGCACTACGCGCAGGCCTGCATCGACGCCGGCGTGGCCTTCGTCAACGCCATCCCCGTGTTCATCGCCTCCGACCCGGCGTGGGCCGCGAAGTTCACCCTGGCCGGCGTGCCGATCGTCGGCGACGACATCAAGAGCCAGGTGGGCGCCACCATCCTCCACCGGGTCCTGGCCCGGCTGTTCGAGGACCGTGGCACGGTGCTCGACCGCACCTACCAGCTGAACGTCGGCGGCAACATGGACTTCAAGAACATGCTGGAGCGGGACCGGCTGGAGTCGAAGAAGATCTCGAAGACCCAGGCCGTCACCAGCCAGATCGACCACGGCATCGCCGCCAGGGACGTCCACATCGGCCCGAGCGACCACGTCGCCTGGCTCGACGACCGCAAGTGGGCCTACCTCCGCCTCGAGGGCCGCAACTTCGGCGACGTGCCGCTGAACATCGAGCTCAAGCTCGAGGTGTGGGACTCGCCCAACTCGGCCGGGGTCATCATCGACGCCGTCCGCTGCGCCAAGGTGGCGAAGGACCGCGGCATCGGCGGCCCGCTGCTCGGCCCGTCCGCCTACTTCATGAAGAGCCCGCCCGTGCAGTACCGCGACGAGGACGCCCGCCAGATGGTGGAGGACTTCGCCGCCGGGCGCTGA
- a CDS encoding DUF5318 family protein, with product MTFSREAIKGAGVAGPGTVDYRLVRQSVISEFRKGRLAQHEVCDAHPELRRAAQHHGEPTSRECPICEEANVVLVTYVFGARLPSSGRCISQKGELSKLAERSDQLACYVVEVCPECAWNHLTRTFLVGRPTG from the coding sequence GTGACGTTCAGCCGGGAGGCGATCAAGGGGGCAGGGGTCGCCGGGCCCGGCACGGTGGACTACCGGCTGGTCCGCCAGTCGGTGATCTCGGAGTTCCGCAAGGGCCGCCTGGCCCAGCACGAGGTCTGCGACGCCCATCCCGAGCTGCGCCGGGCCGCGCAGCACCACGGCGAGCCGACCTCCCGCGAGTGCCCGATCTGCGAGGAGGCGAACGTCGTCCTCGTCACCTACGTGTTCGGCGCCCGGCTGCCGTCGTCGGGGCGGTGCATCAGCCAGAAGGGCGAGCTGTCGAAGCTGGCCGAGCGGTCCGACCAGCTGGCCTGCTACGTGGTCGAGGTGTGCCCCGAGTGCGCCTGGAACCACCTGACCCGCACGTTCCTCGTCGGCCGGCCGACCGGGTGA
- a CDS encoding endonuclease/exonuclease/phosphatase family protein, with product MRVATFNVQHARRPDGAVDVDALANACAGLAADVLALQEVDRSVPRSGRRDLAAEVARRCGAAFAFASARPLDGGAYGNAVLVRGRIGEVRALRLPRRGRREPRGALLARVVVAGTALGVAATHLGTDQTESARQLAAVLRALRDLPRPWLLLGDLNRHPDQVLDAVTGAGLDLVGGPPTYPAGAPVARIDHVALAGLRAERVDVVPAPVSDHRPLVVEVAPAGAGATVDLR from the coding sequence GTGCGGGTGGCGACGTTCAACGTGCAGCACGCCAGGCGGCCCGACGGCGCCGTCGACGTCGACGCCCTGGCCAACGCCTGCGCCGGGCTGGCCGCGGACGTGCTCGCCCTCCAGGAGGTCGACCGGTCCGTCCCCCGGTCGGGCCGGCGGGACCTCGCCGCCGAGGTGGCGCGGCGGTGCGGGGCGGCGTTCGCGTTCGCGTCGGCCCGGCCCCTCGACGGCGGCGCCTACGGCAACGCCGTCCTCGTGCGGGGCCGCATCGGGGAGGTCCGCGCCCTGCGCCTGCCCCGGCGCGGGCGCCGGGAGCCGAGGGGCGCGCTGCTCGCTCGGGTCGTCGTCGCGGGCACGGCGCTCGGCGTGGCCGCCACCCACCTCGGCACCGACCAGACGGAGTCGGCCCGCCAGCTGGCCGCCGTGCTCCGGGCCCTCCGCGACCTGCCCCGCCCGTGGCTGCTGCTCGGCGACCTCAACCGCCACCCCGACCAGGTGCTCGACGCCGTGACGGGCGCCGGGCTGGACCTCGTCGGCGGGCCGCCCACCTACCCCGCGGGCGCGCCGGTGGCCCGCATCGACCACGTCGCCCTGGCCGGGCTGCGGGCCGAGCGGGTCGACGTCGTCCCCGCTCCGGTGAGCGACCACCGGCCGCTCGTGGTCGAGGTGGCCCCCGCCGGGGCAGGGGCCACCGTCGACCTCAGGTGA